In a single window of the Halobaculum lipolyticum genome:
- a CDS encoding class 1 fructose-bisphosphatase, with amino-acid sequence MADPNAGAEPTAVAETVLDTVAAVAPDVRAGLPGRRRYLDGENPSGEAVLAADVYADDLLESAIGDVAGVGSYASEERETTVDVGDGPVSVAVDPLDGSSNLKSNNPMGTVVAVYDAPLPASGRDLVAAGFVLYGPVTTMVAGVGAPGDAAIREFLVTDDGEREPLGDVDLPAEPTVYGFGGRVPDWPDDFAAYVDEIEDELKLRYGGAMIADVSQVLSYGGVFAYPALESAPDGKLRLLFEGNPVAYLVEGAGGQSSTGDGSILDREATGLHQRVPVYVGNGDLVERLEAALADS; translated from the coding sequence ATGGCGGACCCGAACGCGGGAGCGGAACCGACGGCGGTCGCGGAGACCGTGTTGGACACGGTCGCGGCCGTCGCGCCGGACGTCCGTGCGGGACTCCCCGGTCGCCGGCGCTACCTCGACGGCGAGAACCCCTCCGGCGAGGCCGTGCTCGCGGCCGACGTGTACGCGGACGACCTGCTGGAGTCGGCGATCGGCGACGTCGCCGGCGTCGGCTCGTACGCCAGCGAGGAGCGCGAGACGACCGTCGACGTCGGGGACGGCCCGGTGTCGGTCGCGGTCGACCCGCTCGACGGCTCCTCGAACCTCAAGTCGAACAACCCGATGGGGACGGTGGTCGCCGTCTACGACGCCCCGCTCCCTGCGTCGGGACGCGACCTCGTCGCCGCGGGGTTCGTGCTGTACGGCCCGGTGACGACGATGGTCGCCGGCGTCGGCGCCCCCGGCGACGCCGCGATCCGGGAGTTCCTCGTCACCGACGACGGCGAGCGCGAGCCGCTCGGCGACGTCGACCTCCCCGCGGAGCCGACCGTGTACGGCTTCGGCGGGCGCGTCCCCGACTGGCCCGACGACTTCGCCGCCTACGTCGACGAGATCGAGGACGAACTGAAGCTGCGGTACGGCGGCGCGATGATCGCCGACGTGAGTCAGGTGCTCTCCTACGGCGGCGTGTTCGCGTACCCGGCGCTGGAGTCGGCGCCCGACGGGAAGCTCCGGCTCCTGTTCGAGGGGAACCCCGTCGCGTACCTCGTCGAGGGCGCGGGCGGCCAGTCGTCGACCGGGGACGGCTCCATCCTCGACCGCGAGGCGACGGGACTGCACCAGCGCGTGCCGGTGTACGTCGGGAACGGCGACCTCGTTGAGCGGCTGGAGGCGGCGCTGGCGGACTCGTAG
- the mvaD gene encoding phosphomevalonate decarboxylase MvaD: protein MKATATAHPIQGLVKYHGMRDAERRLPYHDSISLCTAPSRTTTTVEWEPDATPAEDEYRIDGEVVEGRGAERIELVADHVRDLADLDAGVRVESENSFPSNVGFGSSSSGFAALATSLVEAAGLDMTRPEISTVARRGSSSAARSVTGAYSVLYAGMNDEDCRAERLDVGVGPDGFDPEEDLRVVTALVPAYKETEEAHREAEASHMFDARMAHVHEQLQRMRDRLRAGEFSGIFEIAEHDSLSLTATTMTGPAGWVYWQPETIAVFNAVRELREEEDVPVYFSTDTGASVYVNTPAEHAERVESRIAEVGVETDVWEVGGPARVLKESKALF from the coding sequence ATGAAGGCCACGGCGACGGCCCACCCCATTCAGGGCCTCGTGAAGTACCACGGGATGCGCGACGCCGAGCGACGCCTCCCGTACCACGACTCGATCAGCCTCTGTACCGCCCCCTCGCGGACGACGACGACCGTCGAGTGGGAGCCGGACGCCACGCCCGCCGAGGACGAGTACCGGATCGACGGCGAGGTCGTCGAGGGCCGGGGCGCCGAGCGGATCGAACTCGTCGCCGACCACGTCCGCGACCTGGCCGACCTCGACGCCGGCGTCCGCGTCGAGTCGGAGAACTCCTTCCCCTCGAACGTCGGCTTCGGCTCCTCGTCGTCCGGCTTCGCCGCGCTGGCGACGTCGCTGGTCGAGGCCGCCGGGCTCGACATGACCCGCCCGGAGATCTCGACGGTCGCGCGCCGCGGCTCCTCGTCGGCCGCGCGTTCGGTCACCGGCGCCTACTCCGTGCTCTACGCCGGGATGAACGACGAGGACTGCCGCGCCGAACGCCTCGACGTCGGCGTCGGTCCCGACGGCTTCGACCCGGAGGAGGACCTCCGCGTCGTCACCGCGCTCGTCCCGGCGTACAAGGAGACCGAAGAGGCGCACCGCGAGGCCGAGGCCAGCCACATGTTCGACGCTCGGATGGCCCACGTCCACGAACAGCTCCAGCGGATGCGCGACCGCCTCCGCGCCGGCGAGTTCTCGGGCATCTTCGAGATCGCCGAACACGACTCGCTGTCGCTGACGGCGACGACGATGACCGGCCCGGCGGGCTGGGTGTACTGGCAGCCGGAGACCATCGCCGTGTTCAACGCCGTCCGCGAACTCCGCGAGGAGGAGGACGTCCCCGTCTACTTCTCGACGGACACAGGCGCGAGCGTCTACGTCAACACGCCGGCCGAGCACGCCGAGCGCGTCGAGTCGCGGATCGCCGAGGTCGGCGTCGAGACCGACGTCTGGGAGGTCGGCGGCCCGGCGCGGGTGCTGAAGGAGTCGAAGGCGCTGTTCTGA
- a CDS encoding rubrerythrin-like domain-containing protein, protein MPAIDIDPYRSSDGLFECVGCGSRTESASHPGTCPNCDSPVQNISVSRE, encoded by the coding sequence ATGCCAGCCATCGACATCGATCCGTACCGCAGTTCCGACGGACTGTTCGAGTGTGTGGGCTGCGGGAGCCGGACAGAGTCGGCGAGTCACCCGGGCACCTGCCCGAACTGCGACAGTCCGGTACAGAACATCTCGGTGAGCCGCGAGTAG
- a CDS encoding DUF7409 domain-containing protein yields MGDDVRELKYVGPATAAVLADASFGADDVRAKAVSFRMLTDAGVNPGVAARIRREHSLAWSFESEGEDLGRRSSQIRGLGDAERAWVAASSGDWQERSPRDDDAAGDADGGGDRAAAVAADGADAAAERAWVADAESGGPDGTKADGSGDPAAAESAWRERSRPTPVGDVEGVTESEAADLAEAGITSARALALANAEEVADALDRDADRVAALRDAAAEYLD; encoded by the coding sequence GTGGGGGATGACGTACGGGAGTTGAAGTACGTGGGACCGGCGACGGCGGCGGTGCTCGCGGACGCGTCGTTCGGCGCCGACGACGTGCGCGCGAAGGCCGTCTCCTTCCGGATGTTGACGGACGCGGGGGTGAACCCCGGCGTCGCCGCGCGCATCCGCCGCGAGCACTCGCTGGCGTGGTCGTTCGAGTCCGAGGGCGAGGACCTGGGTCGCCGGTCCTCGCAGATCCGCGGGCTGGGCGACGCCGAGCGGGCGTGGGTCGCGGCGTCGTCCGGCGACTGGCAGGAACGATCCCCGAGAGACGACGACGCGGCCGGGGACGCCGACGGCGGGGGAGACCGCGCGGCGGCCGTCGCGGCCGACGGCGCCGACGCCGCGGCCGAACGGGCGTGGGTCGCAGACGCCGAGTCCGGCGGTCCGGACGGGACGAAGGCCGACGGCTCGGGCGACCCCGCCGCCGCCGAGTCCGCCTGGCGCGAGCGGTCGCGCCCGACGCCCGTCGGCGACGTCGAGGGCGTCACGGAGTCGGAGGCGGCCGACCTCGCGGAGGCCGGCATCACCTCCGCACGGGCGCTCGCGCTCGCGAACGCGGAGGAGGTCGCCGACGCCCTCGACCGTGACGCCGACCGGGTCGCGGCGCTGCGCGACGCCGCCGCCGAGTACCTCGACTGA
- a CDS encoding class I fructose-bisphosphate aldolase, with amino-acid sequence MLPDADAAISRDGTSLILAYDHGLEHGPVDFAPNPETADPERVFDLATHDAVTALAVGKGVAEAYYPSYDDDVALLAKLNGTSDLWMGEPNSAVNWSVDYAAELGADAVGFTLYGGSNHEVEMAEEFREAQEDAREHGLGVVMWSYPRGQGLKNDTSPETIAYAARLGLELGADVAKVKYPGSTEAMARAVRMAGPTKVVMSGGSKADDRSFLESVAGATAGGAKGLAVGRNVFQRENPVEILDALEALLFEDASVDEALEHTSTVPADD; translated from the coding sequence ATGCTCCCCGACGCGGACGCGGCTATCAGCCGGGACGGCACGTCGCTCATCCTCGCGTACGACCACGGTCTCGAACACGGTCCCGTGGACTTCGCGCCGAACCCCGAGACGGCCGACCCCGAGCGCGTGTTCGACCTCGCGACCCACGACGCGGTGACGGCGCTCGCGGTGGGGAAAGGCGTCGCCGAGGCGTACTACCCGAGCTACGACGACGACGTGGCGCTGCTCGCGAAGCTCAACGGGACGTCGGACCTCTGGATGGGCGAGCCGAACTCGGCGGTGAACTGGTCGGTCGACTACGCCGCCGAGTTGGGTGCAGACGCGGTCGGCTTCACGCTGTACGGCGGTTCGAACCACGAGGTGGAGATGGCCGAGGAGTTCCGGGAGGCCCAGGAGGACGCTCGCGAACACGGGTTGGGCGTCGTCATGTGGTCGTACCCGCGCGGCCAGGGGTTGAAGAACGACACCAGCCCCGAGACCATCGCGTACGCCGCCCGGCTCGGGCTGGAGCTGGGCGCCGACGTGGCGAAGGTGAAGTACCCCGGATCGACGGAGGCGATGGCCCGCGCGGTGCGGATGGCAGGGCCGACGAAGGTGGTCATGTCCGGCGGCTCGAAGGCCGACGACCGGTCGTTCTTAGAGAGCGTCGCCGGCGCGACGGCGGGCGGCGCGAAGGGACTCGCCGTCGGTCGCAACGTGTTCCAGCGGGAGAACCCCGTCGAGATCCTCGACGCGCTGGAGGCGCTGCTGTTCGAGGACGCGAGCGTCGACGAGGCGCTCGAACACACCTCGACGGTGCCGGCCGACGACTGA
- a CDS encoding DoxX family membrane protein, which translates to MSNTLAERGRSAAARLPPSATLARWGLGGMVLAAGVHKLLDPAAWTVYVVDWLAPLLVVSPTAFMVINGYLEVGFGLALLADRYTAVSSLVAAVSLSATCVYLAVVWATTGAVDGGAFGDVPARDVGLAGLAWAVLRESLTRGE; encoded by the coding sequence GTGTCGAACACGCTCGCCGAGCGGGGGCGGAGCGCCGCGGCCCGACTGCCCCCGAGCGCGACGCTCGCGCGCTGGGGACTGGGCGGGATGGTGCTCGCCGCCGGCGTCCACAAACTGCTCGACCCGGCGGCGTGGACCGTCTACGTCGTCGACTGGCTGGCGCCGCTACTCGTCGTCTCGCCGACGGCGTTCATGGTGATCAACGGCTACCTGGAGGTGGGGTTCGGGCTGGCGCTGTTGGCGGACCGCTACACCGCGGTCTCGTCGCTCGTCGCCGCGGTGTCGTTGTCGGCCACCTGCGTGTACCTCGCCGTCGTGTGGGCGACGACCGGCGCCGTCGACGGCGGCGCCTTCGGGGACGTGCCCGCCCGCGACGTCGGTCTCGCCGGCCTCGCGTGGGCGGTGCTCAGGGAGTCGCTGACGCGCGGGGAGTGA
- a CDS encoding 3-hydroxyacyl-CoA dehydrogenase family protein yields MRELSEVETVGVVGAGTMGNGIAQVAATAGYDVVMRDIESAFVENGFDAIESSLSRLDGKDALDDDPNAIRERITGTTDLADLAECDLVVEAALEDMSVKQEIFADLEAVTDDDVVLATNTSTLSITTIASATEREDLVVGLHFMNPVPIMTGVEVVTGEKTAPAATAFAHAFAEDLDKETWESDDKPGFVTNRVLMPWINEGIRAYDEGVASKEDMDKGMKLGTNVPMGPLELADHIGLDICLDASETLHEELGDRYKPAYLLKRKVAAGDLGKKTGAGFYEYE; encoded by the coding sequence ATGCGCGAACTCTCGGAGGTCGAGACGGTCGGCGTCGTCGGCGCGGGGACGATGGGCAACGGCATCGCTCAGGTCGCCGCGACCGCCGGCTACGACGTGGTGATGCGCGACATCGAGTCGGCGTTCGTCGAGAACGGCTTCGACGCCATCGAGTCGTCGCTGTCGCGACTCGACGGCAAGGACGCCCTCGACGACGACCCGAACGCGATCCGCGAGCGGATCACGGGGACGACCGACCTCGCCGACCTCGCGGAGTGTGACCTCGTCGTCGAGGCGGCGCTGGAGGACATGAGCGTCAAACAGGAGATCTTCGCCGATCTGGAGGCGGTGACCGACGACGACGTTGTGCTCGCGACGAACACCTCCACCCTCTCCATCACGACCATCGCGTCGGCGACCGAGCGGGAGGACCTCGTCGTCGGGCTGCACTTCATGAACCCCGTCCCGATCATGACGGGCGTGGAGGTCGTCACCGGCGAGAAGACCGCCCCCGCGGCGACGGCGTTCGCCCACGCGTTCGCCGAGGATCTGGACAAGGAGACGTGGGAGAGCGACGACAAGCCCGGGTTCGTGACGAACCGCGTGCTGATGCCGTGGATCAACGAGGGGATCCGCGCGTACGACGAGGGCGTCGCCTCGAAGGAGGACATGGACAAGGGGATGAAACTCGGCACGAACGTCCCGATGGGACCGCTCGAACTCGCCGACCACATCGGGCTGGACATCTGCCTCGACGCCAGCGAGACGCTCCACGAGGAGCTAGGCGACCGGTACAAGCCCGCTTACCTCCTGAAGCGGAAGGTCGCCGCTGGCGACCTCGGGAAGAAGACCGGGGCGGGGTTCTACGAGTACGAGTGA
- a CDS encoding MaoC family dehydratase: MAGKYYEEFTEGETIVHEKRRTVSERDNQVFCDTTMNQQPLHLDAEFAAGTQFGERLVNGILTMALATGLSIPDTTDGTIVANLSYDDVEHPNPVFHGDTIRAESTVLDTRETSDGERGVVTMRVDAYKVGGEETGDDGAGGDRDGDSADGDTLVCTFERTVLSRKRPTPE, translated from the coding sequence ATGGCCGGCAAGTATTACGAGGAGTTCACCGAGGGGGAGACGATCGTCCACGAGAAGCGGCGGACCGTCTCCGAGCGCGACAATCAGGTGTTCTGCGACACGACGATGAACCAGCAGCCGCTCCACCTCGACGCCGAGTTCGCGGCGGGGACGCAGTTCGGCGAGCGCCTCGTCAACGGCATCCTCACGATGGCGCTGGCGACCGGGCTGTCGATCCCGGACACGACCGACGGCACCATCGTCGCGAACCTCTCGTACGACGACGTCGAACACCCGAACCCCGTGTTCCACGGCGACACGATCCGGGCGGAGTCGACCGTCCTCGACACACGCGAGACTAGCGACGGGGAGCGCGGCGTCGTCACGATGCGCGTCGACGCGTACAAAGTCGGCGGGGAGGAGACCGGAGACGACGGCGCGGGCGGGGACCGCGACGGGGACAGTGCGGACGGCGACACCCTCGTCTGTACGTTCGAGCGAACCGTGTTGTCGCGAAAGCGGCCGACGCCCGAGTGA
- a CDS encoding HpcH/HpaI aldolase/citrate lyase family protein, whose protein sequence is MPRRSLLFSPGDRPDLMRKASGAGADTIVFDLEDAVAPARKADARRDVRDVLAAPDFRPDAEVCVRVSGTETYRDLETVADDDAAAFDAVMLPKAESADAVDHLAAQLREHGRSVPVIALIETARGVLRAAEIADARATDAVAFGAEDLSADLGATRTDEGTEVLYAREKVVTAAAAAGVDAIDTVYTDFGDTDGLAEETRFAATLGYDGKMAIHPAQVPVINDAFTPDTESIAWAGRVLAARDEAAAADRGVFEVDGEMIDAPLIAQAERVREYARLAGEWDDAGTAG, encoded by the coding sequence ATGCCCAGACGCAGTCTCCTGTTCTCCCCTGGCGACCGACCCGACCTGATGCGGAAGGCGTCCGGCGCGGGCGCCGACACGATCGTGTTCGACCTCGAGGACGCCGTCGCCCCCGCCCGCAAGGCCGACGCTCGCCGCGACGTCCGCGACGTGCTCGCGGCCCCCGACTTCCGGCCCGACGCCGAGGTGTGCGTCCGCGTGTCGGGGACGGAGACGTACCGCGACCTCGAGACGGTCGCGGACGACGACGCCGCGGCGTTCGACGCGGTGATGCTCCCGAAGGCGGAGTCGGCCGACGCCGTCGACCACCTCGCGGCGCAGTTGCGCGAACACGGCCGTTCGGTCCCGGTGATCGCGCTGATCGAGACGGCGCGCGGCGTGTTGCGCGCCGCGGAGATCGCCGACGCCCGCGCGACCGACGCCGTCGCCTTCGGCGCGGAGGACCTGTCGGCCGACCTCGGCGCGACACGGACCGACGAGGGGACGGAGGTGCTGTACGCCCGCGAGAAAGTGGTGACCGCTGCCGCCGCCGCCGGCGTCGACGCGATCGACACCGTCTACACCGACTTCGGCGACACCGACGGACTGGCCGAGGAGACGCGCTTCGCGGCGACGCTCGGCTACGACGGGAAGATGGCGATCCACCCGGCGCAGGTGCCGGTGATCAACGACGCGTTCACGCCCGACACCGAGTCGATCGCGTGGGCCGGGCGGGTGCTCGCCGCCCGCGACGAGGCGGCCGCCGCCGACCGCGGCGTGTTCGAGGTCGACGGCGAGATGATCGACGCGCCGCTGATCGCGCAGGCGGAACGGGTCCGCGAGTACGCGCGGCTGGCGGGCGAGTGGGACGACGCTGGAACAGCGGGGTAG
- a CDS encoding NAD(P)/FAD-dependent oxidoreductase: MHVAVLGAGYAGVALTRKLESRLPSDVDITLVNDSADHVLVHETHRAIRRPAVADAISVPIADLLDRAELVVDRVVDVDADAGRAELGSGDTVEWDYGALCLGSETAYYDIEGLRDHSTPLKSLDDAATVRADFLDVVAHGGRVVVGGAGLSGVQVAGELAALAREEGADVPEDVEVVVVEMLDDVAPNFPANFRRAVREQLTERGVDVETGTTVEAVFDDRLVTDDGDLRYDQLIWTGGIAGDDAVDGDRPVVRADLRLTDRTFALGDAARAVDADGEPVPASASAAIREAKTVAENVARLVDHERSADPDDFEPRLARYRFEVPGWLVSVGDGAVAQLGPTVLTGAAAKASKASVGAGYLTSVGAVDRALKLAEEELL; encoded by the coding sequence ATGCACGTCGCCGTTCTCGGCGCCGGCTACGCCGGCGTCGCCCTGACCCGGAAGCTCGAGTCGCGTCTCCCGTCGGACGTCGACATCACCCTCGTCAACGACTCGGCCGACCACGTCCTCGTCCACGAGACCCACCGGGCGATCCGACGCCCGGCGGTCGCCGACGCCATCTCCGTCCCCATCGCGGACCTGCTCGACCGGGCGGAGTTGGTCGTCGACCGCGTCGTCGACGTCGACGCCGACGCCGGCCGCGCGGAGCTGGGGTCGGGCGACACGGTCGAGTGGGACTACGGCGCGCTGTGTCTCGGCTCCGAGACCGCCTACTACGACATCGAGGGGCTACGCGACCACTCGACACCGCTCAAGTCGCTGGACGACGCCGCAACCGTCCGCGCCGACTTCCTCGACGTCGTCGCCCACGGCGGGCGCGTCGTCGTCGGCGGGGCCGGGCTCTCGGGCGTGCAGGTCGCCGGGGAACTGGCCGCGCTGGCCCGCGAGGAGGGCGCTGACGTCCCCGAGGACGTCGAGGTCGTCGTGGTGGAGATGCTCGACGACGTGGCGCCGAACTTCCCGGCGAACTTCCGGCGGGCCGTCCGCGAGCAGTTGACCGAGCGGGGCGTCGACGTCGAGACGGGGACGACCGTCGAGGCGGTGTTCGACGACCGGCTCGTCACCGACGACGGCGACCTCCGCTACGACCAGCTGATCTGGACCGGCGGCATCGCCGGCGACGACGCCGTCGACGGCGACCGCCCCGTCGTCCGCGCCGACCTCCGTCTGACCGACCGGACGTTCGCGCTGGGCGACGCCGCCCGCGCGGTCGACGCCGACGGCGAGCCGGTTCCCGCCTCCGCCTCGGCCGCCATCCGCGAGGCGAAGACCGTCGCGGAGAACGTCGCGCGGCTCGTCGACCACGAGCGGTCGGCCGACCCCGACGACTTCGAGCCGCGGCTCGCCCGCTACCGCTTCGAGGTGCCCGGCTGGCTCGTCTCCGTCGGCGACGGCGCCGTCGCACAGCTCGGCCCGACGGTGCTCACCGGCGCGGCGGCGAAGGCGTCGAAGGCGAGCGTCGGAGCCGGCTACCTCACCTCCGTCGGCGCCGTCGACCGGGCGCTGAAGCTCGCCGAGGAGGAGTTGCTGTAG
- a CDS encoding PH domain-containing protein, with protein MTGGDGGGGEAAGANGTGGADGVPPAVPLADDEATLWTGRPRLSAAFPAAGVGLLVAVGGLALAVGPAGDAGGVGVVVAALAVLFGAAIPALAVLSLVNTRYVLTDRAASVKTGIVGRRVVRARLSMVENTAYRQSVTGSLFGYGTVTIETAGGDVAFRRVDDPRDVRGLVDAHTRGASDDGRASPAIPGSLDSWRAVREEVRAWRAAVER; from the coding sequence ATGACGGGCGGAGACGGGGGAGGCGGCGAAGCGGCCGGGGCGAACGGAACGGGCGGGGCCGACGGGGTACCGCCGGCGGTACCGCTCGCCGACGACGAGGCGACGCTGTGGACCGGCCGGCCGCGCCTCTCGGCGGCGTTCCCCGCGGCCGGCGTCGGACTCCTCGTCGCGGTCGGCGGACTGGCGCTCGCGGTCGGTCCGGCGGGCGACGCCGGGGGAGTCGGGGTCGTGGTCGCGGCGCTGGCGGTCCTGTTCGGCGCCGCGATCCCGGCGCTCGCGGTGTTGTCGCTCGTGAACACCCGGTACGTGCTCACCGACCGCGCCGCGTCGGTGAAGACCGGGATCGTCGGCCGGCGCGTCGTCCGCGCGCGGCTGTCGATGGTGGAGAACACGGCTTACCGACAGTCGGTGACGGGGTCGCTGTTCGGCTACGGCACCGTGACGATCGAGACCGCCGGCGGCGACGTCGCCTTCCGGCGCGTCGACGACCCGCGCGACGTACGCGGGCTGGTCGACGCACACACCCGGGGCGCGAGCGACGACGGCCGCGCGTCCCCGGCGATCCCCGGGTCGCTCGACTCCTGGCGCGCGGTCCGCGAGGAGGTCCGCGCGTGGCGGGCGGCCGTCGAGCGGTAG
- a CDS encoding acyl-CoA carboxylase subunit beta, translated as MKVHVGAAATDEEAAAIAEAMAEHFGVDIEVYAGEDADEPLARAEPPEVEYPLDDDRGPTDREARLREEIDDILRGGPQKYKDRLPGQGKLFVRDRLDLWFGDGGAGGVGDAERDGAADGVKFEDGKFAHFDAWHRNSPDVDEYDEGDRVPADGLITGAAEFEGRDLHFMANDFTVKAGSMAGRGVEKFLRMQQRALKNGKPVLYLMDSSGGRIDQQTGFFANREGIGKYYYNHSMLSGRVPQICVLYGPCIAGAAYTPVFADFTIMVEGMSAMAIASPRMVKMVTGEEIEMDDLGGPDVHAKYSGSADLVAEDEQHARELVADLVTYLPDKAGEKPPRSDPKPPTYSPDGIDELIPEAPNRPYDVHDLLERICDAESVFELKPEYGKEIVTAFARIDGKPVGIVANQPTERSGAIFPDAAEKAAQFIWTCDAYEVPLLYLCDTPGFMAGSQVEKDAILEKGKKFIYATSSATVPKQTVVVRKAYGAGIYAMGGPAYEPESVIGLPSGEIGIMGPEAAINAVYANKLDAIDDPDERAAREDELREEYRRDIDVHRMASEVVIDEIVPPSDLREELVQRFDFYEDVEKSVPDKKHGTVL; from the coding sequence ATGAAAGTCCACGTGGGCGCGGCCGCGACCGACGAGGAGGCCGCCGCCATCGCGGAGGCGATGGCCGAGCACTTCGGCGTCGACATCGAGGTGTACGCCGGGGAAGACGCCGACGAGCCGCTCGCGCGCGCCGAACCCCCCGAGGTCGAGTACCCGCTCGACGACGACCGCGGGCCGACCGACCGCGAGGCGCGGCTCCGCGAGGAGATCGACGACATCCTCCGGGGCGGCCCACAGAAGTACAAGGACCGTCTGCCCGGGCAGGGGAAACTGTTCGTCCGCGACCGACTCGACCTCTGGTTCGGCGACGGCGGCGCGGGGGGCGTCGGCGACGCCGAGCGCGACGGCGCCGCAGACGGCGTGAAGTTCGAAGACGGCAAGTTCGCCCACTTCGACGCGTGGCACCGGAACTCCCCCGATGTCGACGAGTACGACGAGGGCGACCGCGTGCCCGCCGACGGGCTGATCACCGGCGCCGCCGAGTTCGAGGGACGCGACCTCCACTTCATGGCGAACGACTTCACCGTGAAGGCGGGGTCGATGGCCGGCCGCGGCGTCGAGAAGTTCCTGCGGATGCAACAGCGCGCGCTGAAGAACGGGAAGCCGGTCCTCTACCTGATGGACTCCTCGGGCGGCCGGATCGACCAGCAGACGGGCTTCTTCGCCAACCGCGAGGGCATCGGGAAGTACTACTACAACCACTCGATGCTCTCCGGTCGGGTCCCGCAGATCTGTGTCCTCTACGGCCCGTGCATCGCCGGTGCGGCGTACACCCCCGTCTTCGCCGACTTCACGATCATGGTCGAGGGGATGTCCGCGATGGCCATCGCGTCGCCGCGGATGGTGAAGATGGTCACCGGCGAGGAGATCGAGATGGACGACCTCGGCGGCCCGGACGTCCACGCCAAGTACTCCGGCAGCGCCGACCTCGTCGCCGAGGACGAACAGCACGCCCGCGAGTTGGTCGCGGACCTCGTCACCTACCTCCCGGACAAGGCGGGCGAGAAGCCGCCCCGCAGCGACCCGAAGCCGCCGACGTACTCGCCCGACGGCATCGACGAACTGATCCCCGAGGCGCCGAACCGCCCGTACGACGTCCACGACCTGCTCGAACGGATCTGCGACGCCGAGTCCGTGTTCGAGCTGAAACCCGAGTACGGCAAAGAGATCGTCACGGCCTTCGCCCGCATCGACGGGAAGCCGGTCGGGATCGTCGCCAACCAGCCGACCGAGCGCTCGGGCGCCATCTTCCCCGACGCCGCCGAGAAGGCCGCCCAGTTCATCTGGACGTGCGACGCCTACGAGGTCCCCCTGCTGTACCTCTGTGACACGCCCGGGTTCATGGCGGGGTCGCAGGTCGAGAAGGACGCCATCCTCGAGAAGGGGAAGAAGTTCATCTACGCCACGTCCTCGGCCACGGTGCCGAAACAGACCGTCGTCGTCCGCAAGGCGTACGGCGCCGGCATCTACGCGATGGGCGGTCCCGCCTACGAGCCGGAGTCCGTGATCGGCCTCCCCTCGGGGGAGATCGGGATCATGGGGCCCGAGGCGGCGATCAACGCGGTGTACGCGAACAAGCTGGACGCCATCGACGACCCCGACGAGCGGGCCGCCCGCGAGGACGAACTCCGCGAGGAGTACCGCCGCGACATCGACGTCCACCGGATGGCCAGCGAGGTCGTCATCGACGAGATCGTGCCGCCGTCGGACCTCCGCGAGGAACTGGTCCAGCGGTTCGACTTCTACGAGGACGTCGAGAAGTCGGTGCCGGACAAGAAGCACGGCACGGTCCTGTAA
- a CDS encoding PH domain-containing protein yields MSTPSAEDGLPDGFDWLSLDPEEDVVWTGKPHSMSLVPALVIGIPLSLVLIGIPLIASAYLSRENTEYVITTEALYKKRGVLSRDVKRVGFEKVQDTSYTQGFFGTQFGYGDVDISTAGGAGVELSFDSVGDPKRIQELVNERIRARDGRGDAGDGEETTGDVLDDILTELRAIRSAVERPDDATGATGASDVTDATDATDRSEVETESPFVADDDGDAGR; encoded by the coding sequence ATGTCAACACCCTCCGCGGAGGACGGCTTGCCCGACGGCTTCGACTGGCTCTCGCTCGACCCCGAGGAGGACGTCGTCTGGACCGGCAAGCCCCACTCGATGAGTCTCGTTCCGGCGCTGGTGATCGGCATCCCGCTCTCGCTGGTCCTGATCGGCATCCCGCTGATCGCGTCGGCGTACCTCTCGCGCGAGAACACGGAGTACGTGATCACCACCGAGGCGCTGTACAAGAAGCGCGGCGTCCTCTCGCGGGACGTGAAGCGCGTCGGCTTCGAGAAGGTGCAGGACACCTCCTACACGCAGGGGTTCTTCGGCACGCAGTTCGGCTACGGCGACGTCGACATCTCGACGGCCGGCGGCGCCGGCGTCGAACTCAGCTTCGACAGCGTCGGCGACCCCAAACGGATCCAGGAACTGGTGAACGAGCGGATCCGCGCCCGCGACGGTCGGGGCGACGCCGGAGACGGCGAGGAGACGACCGGCGACGTCCTCGACGACATCCTGACCGAACTCCGCGCGATCCGGTCGGCGGTCGAGCGCCCGGACGACGCGACCGGGGCGACCGGGGCGAGCGACGTGACCGACGCGACCGACGCGACCGACCGGTCGGAGGTGGAGACCGAGTCGCCGTTCGTCGCCGACGACGACGGTGACGCCGGCCGATGA